The nucleotide sequence CAGCCAACCTCATCCAGGACCCCAGTAACACTTCCTGCATCTGTTCCCAGCTCGACGGTTTCATGCAAATAGCGCAGCAGCACTTTCCGAAAAGAATCGCGTTGCAAATCACTGTGGTTTTCTTGCAGAAATGCGGCGAATTCTTCTGTATACAGCTCTTTGCGAAGCGAACAGCGAACAGCTTCTTCCTTGTCAGTTTCGACTTCTTCGTCTCTTTGGTCTTTTCCCCAAATGAGACCACGCAGCCCCCGAAAATACTCTTTCAACTCTTTTTCATTCACAATTATTTTCATCTGGTCACTCTCATCTCCTTGATCCTACTCTTTTGATTTTTTTTCGCCGCTTGTACACGGTATACAAGTAAGTTCAAAAACGTACTAGGACAACGGTGCATTTTTTTGATTTTAATGAAAAGTTCACCGAGTTTTTACCGAAAAACAAAAAAAGACTGCGAAAAGTATTCGCAGTCCTTCCTCGATATTCTACAACTCTTTCATTGTTACGTACTGTTGTTTGTCTAACTCCTTGCCGCCTGAGCCTTTTCGTCCCTGTTTTTGCCTAACTCATGCTTGATGAACAAATAGCTCTCAATCTCTCGAAGGAGGTAGAACAGCGAGGCACGCGTCTCGAATTCCTCTCGCGTTCGCGGCAAATCTGCTGCCTTGATCTCCTCTTGCATCACGCGCAACTGGTCGATAAAGCGGTAGGCAGTATTGCCCGGATGTACCGAGTCGCTGATTCGCTCAAGAAAATCTGCAATCCGATGGCTCTCTGTTACCTGATGATCCAAGGAAGAGACGATCGGCATCATGCGTTCCAATAGCTCGAACTGCTTTTGTCGCATCACAAAATACTCGTAGTACGAATCGTTGCGGCGGCCCAATCGATTGCCAACATCTCGCGAGGCTAAGCGAATTGCCGTTTCCAATACCCCTGTTGTCTCAATTAATTCTTTCCCGTCCCAATCACTTTCGCCGTGACGCAAGTAGTAGCAGAACTCCCGCAAGATTTTGCTGAACAGCTTCTCCACCTTTACTTGCATCCCTTTTAGCTCTTTATCGAGACTCGGCATGTACAGATTGACCAGTAGGGCTACGCCCACACCGATGACGAGCAATGCGACCTCATTCAGCAAGAGCATCCCGTCGATTCTCTTGGAAGAATACAGATGCATGAGCACAACCATGCTGTTGACGAAGCCTTCCTGAATGCCAAAACGCACCGCGAGCGGCAAGAAGAGCAAAATGAAAAGGAGAATGGCAATCGGCGTATAGCCCATAAGGGAAAACAGGCAGACACCGATTCCCAGACCCAATAAACTGGCGAGAATCCGATTCCACGCTGTCTGAAACGATTGCTTCACTGTTACCTGAATACACAAGATCGTAATGATCCCCGCAGAAGAAGCATACATCAAGCCCAGCTGCTGGGCGATCAGAATCGAGATAGCCGTTCCAATGGCTGTTTTTAGCGTACGATAACCAATTTTAAACTTGAGAAAGCCCAGTCTTGTTCCCCTCCGCTGTCAAAAATGCTTTCCTGTTTACTTTAACAAAAAGTGTCCGGGAACCAAAGACAAGAGTTCGTAAATTTTCACAGGAATGTCGGCGCGGGAGTTGTCTTGCAAATTAATGCCGCTCCTGCTGCTGGTCGTAAATCATTTTGAGCAATTCAGCGATTTGTGCACGGGTAACGGTTGCATCCGGTTCGAAATTCGTTGCTGATTTTCCCTTGAAGAGATCGTGAGCAGAGAGAAGAGTAGCGGCTGGTATATGCTGCGGTTGCAAGTCCTGGTAAGGAGACTTGAATAGTTCAGGCTTGTCCAGAAGGTTATTGTATCCCAACATCCTCGCTACCATATCGGCTACTTCTGCGCGTGTAATCATTCGGTCTGGCTCAAAATTTTTGCCTGACTTTGGAATCAGCTTGTACTCAACGTTTTTTTGAATGGCAGCGTAGCTTGGATGTGAGGAAGGTACGTCAGCAAAATCATGAATGAACCGTTCTTCATCGCTGTCGAAGGAAGGTCGCAGATTTCGGAATTCCCTCTCATCTGCCATCTGGGCCATAATCATGGCCATCTCCCCACGTGAAACCTCTTTTTCAGGTCCTAACTGGCCGTCTATAACCGTCATCCACCCCCTGCGAAGCGCAAATTCAAGCTCTGCCTGTTGCGGATGCTCATCGATGTCGCTCGGTGCTTGCTTTTTTTGCGCTTCAACAAAGCTGTACCATTCACCGGTACCTGCTTTTACAATCCCGTTATCGCCAACGTACCGATAGACAAGAAACGGTTCAGACTGCTTCGCCGATTTCCACTCTGGAACAGGCTGATGGTAGGCAAGCTGAAACTTTTGCTGCTCTTTGATTACAGCTTTCGCTTTTTGTTGTTCAATATGCTGTACTTTTGCCTTGGGCAGTAGCCGTGTTTCCAATCGAGACCTTTTGTTCAGTGACTCAGCTACCCCTGTCTCCGGATTGACCTCGACTCTGAATGTTTCATCTTCAACCGGGATACCATTGACCAACATGCCGAATTGAATATTGTAATGCTCCCCATTATCGGCATAGCTTTGCAGAGTCTCCTTCGAAGGTTCCTCCTCTATGAGATAAATTTCTCCCAGTTGATCGTCCAAGAGCGATTTTACAAGTTCCGTAGCACTTTCTTCGGCTTGCTCCCACGTGGTGACCATCTTTTTGGGAGTTTCTTCAAATTTACCATTTGGATTTACTTGATAACCGACCAATTCTCCCCGATCATTAATATCCACTTCCACCTCGTCTGATTTTTTTCCTCCATTTTGTGGCATGAAATCAAAACTCCAGTGGCGTTCAGAGATTCCACCTGGTCCTGAACTCGAGCCCCCGCCGCTGCTGCCGTCAAAACGATAGTTGCCAGGCAGCCTTTTCACGTATTGTTCTGCAAGTTTTTGTGCCTCTTCTTTTGTAATCAGCCGTTTTTCTGGTGTTTCTTTGGAGATCGTATCCCCCAATGGCTTGATTGTTTTTTTGCTTGCTGCTTTTCCAAATAAATTGATGACTTCTCCAGTCGTTGCCTCGACCAGTTGCGGGTCCTCATTCTGGAACCCGTAGACGAGCTCGTAAGTGCCAGGTCCCTGCTGATAGTTATCCGTCATCCCTGCCAAATCCTTGTACACAAGGGATGGGCTTGCTTTCTCCTCCCATTTTTTCTCTGCTTCGGCTATCTCTATGACTTTCGTTGCTTCCGGGAGCTTTCCGTCGTACCATTCCCGGTGAAAGCTGATGACTTCCCCACTCCTGTCCAAGATGATTTGAAAACCATTTCCCAGAAAAGGGATCTCGTTGACCATGCGAGTAAAACGGACAACTTGTCCCTGATTTCTGAAATAATAATCGTCTTGTCCCGCGTATTCATTCGGTTTGGATAAACGACTCCGCTCCTCTTCGGTTGTCACTTTTTTCAGAAACTGTGTCGCTGCTCCCATTGCCTGTTCTTCCGTAAGCTTATTTTTTGTGCCTCCGAGTTGTTCGTCATCTAAATAGTTGGAATAACGAGACAATTGTCCAGAAACAGCGTCAATCGTCACATAAATACTTCCGACCTTGTTTTTTTCCCAAGTGAGATTCCAATAGGATCGTCCTGAATAATAGTAATCATCGTCCGGATTTGTCATTCTGGCGCTTCTCAGCTTATAGCCCCCCGGAATTGTCACCCACTTTTGGGCATATTTAATTGCCTCTTCCTGCGAAAGCATTTTCTCGGCTGCACGCACGATGGGTGCAAGGCCCTCGACACCTGCTGTTGCGAATACAGACGACATCAGAATGGACGATGACACGCCTAGTGAAAGTCCCCACGATGTAGCACGTCTCAACACGGATCAACCTCTCCTCTCTTGTTATCGCAATATAACCTTATTTTACCATTAAAGAGAAGATATGTAGTCCCAAAAAAAGATCCGCCCATGCGACTATCTCGCACAGCGGATCTTTTGGGCTTATTGATTATACTTCCAGCTTTTTCGCCAGTGTTTCTACGTTCAATACGTTTCCTACGAGGAAGTTGCCGAATTCACCGAAGCGTGCGCTCACTTCGTCAAAGCGCATTTCGTAAACGATATGCTTGAATTCCAGCGGATCGTTGGCAAACAGGGTAACACCCCACTCCCAATCGTCGAAACCAACGGAGCCACCGATGATTTGCTTCACGCGGCCAGCGTAGGAGCGACCGATCAAGCCGTGGGAGCGCATCATTTCTTGGCGCTCCTGCATGGAGAGCATGTACCAGTTGTCTTGCAAATCACGCTTTTTGTTCATTGGATAGAAGCAAATGTGTTCCCATTTTGGCAGAATCGGATAAAGGCGGTCGCGCACGTGCGGATTCGCTTTTGGATCTTCGCCTGGGTTATGTACATAGTTGCTCAGCTCTACTACGGATACATACGAATAAGGAGCTTCTGTATAGGCAGCAAAGCGTGTTTTGTTGAACGCTGTTTTGATCTCATCGAGTTCTTGCATAGTTGGACGCAGGAACATGAACACGAGGTCTGCTTTGTGTCCGAGGATGGAGTAGACAGCCGTGCTGCCTTGGTTCTCGCCCTCATTCGCTTCCCATGTGCGGATCAATGCATTCAGCTCGTCCAACGCTTCTTGGCGTTCTGCTGCGGACGCTGCTTTCCACTTTTCCCAATTGATGGTGCGAAAATTATGATACGTATACCAACCTTCTAATGTAAGCAACGCTTCGTTTGCGCTCAT is from Brevibacillus brevis and encodes:
- the hemQ gene encoding hydrogen peroxide-dependent heme synthase; translated protein: MSANEALLTLEGWYTYHNFRTINWEKWKAASAAERQEALDELNALIRTWEANEGENQGSTAVYSILGHKADLVFMFLRPTMQELDEIKTAFNKTRFAAYTEAPYSYVSVVELSNYVHNPGEDPKANPHVRDRLYPILPKWEHICFYPMNKKRDLQDNWYMLSMQERQEMMRSHGLIGRSYAGRVKQIIGGSVGFDDWEWGVTLFANDPLEFKHIVYEMRFDEVSARFGEFGNFLVGNVLNVETLAKKLEV
- a CDS encoding aromatic acid exporter family protein; the encoded protein is MGFLKFKIGYRTLKTAIGTAISILIAQQLGLMYASSAGIITILCIQVTVKQSFQTAWNRILASLLGLGIGVCLFSLMGYTPIAILLFILLFLPLAVRFGIQEGFVNSMVVLMHLYSSKRIDGMLLLNEVALLVIGVGVALLVNLYMPSLDKELKGMQVKVEKLFSKILREFCYYLRHGESDWDGKELIETTGVLETAIRLASRDVGNRLGRRNDSYYEYFVMRQKQFELLERMMPIVSSLDHQVTESHRIADFLERISDSVHPGNTAYRFIDQLRVMQEEIKAADLPRTREEFETRASLFYLLREIESYLFIKHELGKNRDEKAQAARS
- a CDS encoding YcdB/YcdC domain-containing protein, translating into MLRRATSWGLSLGVSSSILMSSVFATAGVEGLAPIVRAAEKMLSQEEAIKYAQKWVTIPGGYKLRSARMTNPDDDYYYSGRSYWNLTWEKNKVGSIYVTIDAVSGQLSRYSNYLDDEQLGGTKNKLTEEQAMGAATQFLKKVTTEEERSRLSKPNEYAGQDDYYFRNQGQVVRFTRMVNEIPFLGNGFQIILDRSGEVISFHREWYDGKLPEATKVIEIAEAEKKWEEKASPSLVYKDLAGMTDNYQQGPGTYELVYGFQNEDPQLVEATTGEVINLFGKAASKKTIKPLGDTISKETPEKRLITKEEAQKLAEQYVKRLPGNYRFDGSSGGGSSSGPGGISERHWSFDFMPQNGGKKSDEVEVDINDRGELVGYQVNPNGKFEETPKKMVTTWEQAEESATELVKSLLDDQLGEIYLIEEEPSKETLQSYADNGEHYNIQFGMLVNGIPVEDETFRVEVNPETGVAESLNKRSRLETRLLPKAKVQHIEQQKAKAVIKEQQKFQLAYHQPVPEWKSAKQSEPFLVYRYVGDNGIVKAGTGEWYSFVEAQKKQAPSDIDEHPQQAELEFALRRGWMTVIDGQLGPEKEVSRGEMAMIMAQMADEREFRNLRPSFDSDEERFIHDFADVPSSHPSYAAIQKNVEYKLIPKSGKNFEPDRMITRAEVADMVARMLGYNNLLDKPELFKSPYQDLQPQHIPAATLLSAHDLFKGKSATNFEPDATVTRAQIAELLKMIYDQQQERH